Below is a genomic region from Rana temporaria chromosome 3, aRanTem1.1, whole genome shotgun sequence.
tagctaaaaaaaaaaacataccctcccccattttttttttttttaagtgatcacattTGTTCTCCGCTGCATAACAGCTGGGGGAGGAAAGGCAGCAGTAtgttcccagtgaaaggctgtgcgggggggggggattgggggctgtcaggacaagtctaattattggaggagagcacactgagtttCCAACACATCTAGAGAGCTGACAAccatgtgttctcctgcttagtgtggtcggtttttgataggaaagcagagagactgacaggaatttcatttttttaaagtgcaaaaCCTTTAACGTTtttgtactatctgtttttgaTTGTCAATAGGCACTTTTCTGAATAAAATTATAAATGTATACAAAGCCATATTGATGCACTTCaatctatattgtttttttttttttttttctgaacaggACAGAGAACTGGGATACCAACAAAGCCCAGCAGAGAATTTTCTGTTGTTGGAGGAGTGCAAAGACTTTGAAATTTTTGACTCATTTACTGGTATCCTTGGAAACAGTCCACCCTTAACATCTCACTGGGAGCAGTGGGACACATATTGTGAGGATCTGACCAAGTACACAAAGCTAACTAGTTGTGATATATGGGGAACAAAAGAAGTGGATTATCTTGGTCTTGATGACTTTTCAAGTCCCTATCAGGATGAAGAAGTTATCAGTAAAACCCCCACTCTTGCTCAGCTAAACAGTGAGGACTCTCAGTCAGTTGCAGACTCTTTTAGCTACACGGAAGGTTTCTTTGGAGGTAAAGCCACGTTTTTTCCAGGAAAGAAGGTGGCATCGGGAAGGGTGGCTGCTCCGGTTTGTTCATCTAAGACTGCCTCTGTCATCGAAGTGCCATCCCCTGACTGCTCCCAAAAAGCTGCCAAGACAGCAGCAAGTACCCAAATGGTAGCAAAGACTAATATTTCTTGTGATGAGAAAATGAATATCCATGGAGAGTGCAAGGACTATGTAAAAAAGGCTAAGGTTAAGATCAGCTCAGCACTTCCAAGCCGACCAACAAGCACTGTGGTTGCCATAGATGCAGCCAAGGAAAATACTTGTTTTTGTGGTGCTGTAGCCAAAAAGCAGGAAAGGACAATTGAAGAGCCCTCCATTGGCCGAAGAAGTTGTGCCATTTTGCCTTTCATAGAGACTCAAAAGCTTTTCTGTCCTCCGCAGAATGTGGCCACAATTGGGGTTGTGGAAGCTAGTGTTACTGTTTTAGCTTCTGTGTCTGATCCCTCACAAAAGAAAGAGGAGCACAACTATTCACTTTTCATCTCAGAGGGGCTTACCGAATCGGCCATCAAGACAGATAGCCAGCAGGACAATGAGGACGAGGATATTGATTTAGATGAAGAAGAACATGATGAAGGATTTGGTAGTGAACACGAACTTTCTGagaatgaagaggaggaggaggaggaagaagaggaagaggaggaggaggaggaagaagaggaggaagaggaagaagatgaCGACAATGAAGATGACAAAGATGATATCAGTGATACCTTCTCAGAGCCAGGTATGTTCTCTCTATCGTAGATATAAAGATATGAGGCTTGTGACTGTTACATATGTAAATATGTCAGGTTTCCAGTCCTTTGGctgcatatataaaaacattgtttGAACAAGAAAGTCAAACCAAAAAGGACTACATATAATGGAAGAACTTGATTGGATGGGGAACAATGTTATAGAAACTTGGCTGCAGTGCGGTTCACCACCTATAGGGTATATTTAGACCAGCAAAGCAGCCTACACATACCGACAATAAAGAGAAAATATACAAAACACATAAttctatataatatattttttctttattgtcgGTATGTGTAGGCTGCTTTGCTGGTCTAAATATAACCTATAGGTGGTGAACCGCACTGCAGCCAATGTTCTATAACATTGTTCCCCATCCAATCAAGTTCTTCCATTATATGTAAAACTTTTACTATATTTAATAGATTTTTCTACTTTTGAATAATTATTTATTCAGTTGATTTTCCTTATAGTCCTTCTTTTTGGTTTGACTTTcttgttcaaacaatttttttatatgttctcTCTATCAAATGTCAGGCAAATATTGCCACACATCACACATGGTTAAAGGGAATCTGTGCTGAGAGAAATAAAGAAGCTACCACTGTATCCTTGCAACCTCTCTTTCTGAAAACATTTGTTTCCTAGCTGCCATACTGATAAAATTCTTCAGTACGTTTTCTAAATTTCTCACTCAAAATAAGTTTGCAAATAAGAAGTTCCAGTTTTACTGCTTGAATGCTTGCACCAAGCCCCTGGTACTGGGAGTGTGTATGTTAAAGCGGAGAtccgccaaaaaataaatattaaaagccagcagctacaaatactgcagctactgacttttaataaatggatacTTACCTATCCAGGGTGCCCGCTAtgttggcagccgaagccgagcaatcgcttggctctcagctgccccctccgccatcctcgtgagggaatcGTGAAGTGAAGTGTTGCGACTTCACTTcccagtttcctactgcacatgcgcgagtcacgctgcgtgacctcactggtccccgctctctgtcttctgggaccagtgtgtttgccagaagacagcaggggggcgtgactcccgcgggagtctatgcccggaagggggtgcaaatacctgtacaggcatacctcacttttaagtacacaatgggaccagagcatgtatgtaaaatgaaaatgtacttaaagtaaaacaataccttttatcacttctagggtgtagtggggggtcaggggctgtagtgggggtgtcaggagctgtagttgaggtctcaggggcacactggaacagggtgggctaTGCTCTGGGAGCTTCAACTTCTTCTACtggggctgcaaaatgtctgtacagtacttgtaaggcaccttacatacactcacgggcagggctcaagtcctgcgggaacgcgtggtaacagagttcctgcacttttttcacagcaggaactcggttccctttgcaggactagagcagccgagccgcccgagccaatccttcactaagcggcgttgcccagctcgagtcactgtcaggggcaggcaaaccttagtaatcttttatgttactggccgcttcctgtatattgattcatcgggtagtgtgcgggtatttcgtCACTTCCTTGCACTTGccgcactgtctcctgggagcttttgtcattgttcccaggagacattgtggaggtctgccgcgagttatcgcgggatttagaaagaacttgcttctttctaaatcccgtgacaACTCGCGGcagacataaaggattactaagatacagtggatcgaaaaaaaaaaaaaacatgcggtttagtaattatgcatatgagcgtatctttttttttttttttgggtgggggagtcgatcttgggtggaagttcccacacttttttccccaggacttgacccc
It encodes:
- the CREBRF gene encoding CREB3 regulatory factor — protein: MYNFLAADQKEKSERRPLGNTPLGVILEELGFEMPQPNVSGMEPPFGEAFRSPAFAEQTLMSTDLLASSSDPDFMYEMDRELGYQQSPAENFLLLEECKDFEIFDSFTGILGNSPPLTSHWEQWDTYCEDLTKYTKLTSCDIWGTKEVDYLGLDDFSSPYQDEEVISKTPTLAQLNSEDSQSVADSFSYTEGFFGGKATFFPGKKVASGRVAAPVCSSKTASVIEVPSPDCSQKAAKTAASTQMVAKTNISCDEKMNIHGECKDYVKKAKVKISSALPSRPTSTVVAIDAAKENTCFCGAVAKKQERTIEEPSIGRRSCAILPFIETQKLFCPPQNVATIGVVEASVTVLASVSDPSQKKEEHNYSLFISEGLTESAIKTDSQQDNEDEDIDLDEEEHDEGFGSEHELSENEEEEEEEEEEEEEEEEEEEEEEEDDDNEDDKDDISDTFSEPGYENDSVEDLKGITAVSSRKRGKRRYFWEYSEQLMPSQQEGMLRPSEWDRDTLPSNMYQKNGLHHGKYTVKKSRRTDVEDLTPNPRKLLQIGGELRKLNKVISDLTPVSELPVTARPRSRKEKNKLASRACRLKKKAQYEANKVKLWGLNTEYDNLLFVINSIKQEIMTRIQIPWEEWSSSMEQKLDTLIKETLGSSVAGQTSDFVNQVLDKTSEGDPTGGLFGLRIPTSKV